In a single window of the Hoyosella subflava DQS3-9A1 genome:
- a CDS encoding heterodisulfide reductase-related iron-sulfur binding cluster: MTSVTLTLGTIAAVLSIPCWIIFFSGAWRMVQTIRLGQPDGTRLFPILPRFKQLMVEFAAHTRMNKFRTVGWAHWLVMVGFLLGSAAWLEAYGEAFNPHFHWPFIGDWGPWSFLMEVLGIGIVVGIIALIIIRQRNHPRRPDRMSRFAGSSFWQAYFVEAVVLVEGLGVIFVRASKYAVYGGSNVEYFFTRWVAELLPAEPLLVSIFAVIKLFSGLIWLLIVGRYITMGVAWHRFSAFFNIYFKREDDGGVALGAAKPMMSNGQVLELEEADPETDSFGAGKAEDFSWKALLDFTTCTECGRCQSQCPAWNTGKPLSPKLLILALRDHTYAKAPYLLAGGRKDMAGEEIGLVDSDGNPDEAKLAKIPEDARIEAGRPLVGESTGDPATDGIIDPEVLWSCTTCGACVEQCPVDIEHVDHIIDMRRYQVLIESSFPSELAGLFKNLEVKGNPWGQNAGDRLKWAEDLSFEVPVYEGDFGDTEYLFWVGCAGAYEDRAKRTTRAVAELLHIAGVNFMVLGTGETCTGDSARRAGNELLFQTLAQQNIETFNDVFEGRAEKQRKIVVTCPHCYNAIGNEYPQLGGDYEVVHHTQLLNRLVRDKRLIPVAEPADNTTYHDPCYLGRHNKIYEAPRELVAASGATLNEMPRHGERSLCCGAGGARMWMEEHLGKRVNVERTDEALATEAKKIATGCPFCRVMLSDGVTARQESGQGEGVEVVDVAMMLLDSVKRGLPDTVTVGSKRSPAKVAVAAATAAPKTTASMVPAEAPAAPASEEPAKAAPAAKKAPAKGGLQMKGAKKAPGKAAPAKAAAPEASEAETPAKAPAKGGLQMKAKKAPGKAAPAKAAPAKAAPADAAEEASQATPAKAPAKGGLQMKAVKKPGAKAPAKAAPAKESSAEPASAAPEPEAISSEAPADDTADSGASAPPKPIRTGGLQMKAKKAPGKAAPAKASLAEPAADEPVPAEPAPEEASTTEEKASEPAPSTPPAAKPRGLAMRPGAKKPGSKQ; the protein is encoded by the coding sequence CTCGAGGCGTACGGCGAAGCGTTCAATCCGCACTTCCACTGGCCGTTCATCGGCGACTGGGGTCCGTGGAGCTTCCTCATGGAGGTCTTGGGCATCGGCATCGTGGTCGGCATCATCGCGCTGATCATCATTCGCCAGCGCAACCACCCGCGTCGGCCTGATCGCATGTCGCGTTTCGCCGGATCGAGCTTCTGGCAGGCCTACTTCGTCGAAGCGGTCGTCCTGGTCGAGGGTCTCGGCGTCATCTTCGTCCGCGCTTCCAAGTACGCGGTGTACGGCGGCAGCAACGTCGAATACTTCTTCACACGCTGGGTCGCTGAACTGCTGCCTGCAGAGCCGCTCCTGGTCTCGATTTTCGCGGTCATCAAACTGTTCTCTGGCCTTATCTGGCTCCTTATCGTCGGTCGCTACATCACCATGGGCGTCGCATGGCACCGCTTCTCCGCGTTCTTCAACATCTACTTCAAGCGTGAAGACGATGGCGGGGTCGCCCTCGGCGCCGCAAAGCCGATGATGTCCAACGGTCAAGTCCTCGAACTCGAAGAGGCAGACCCTGAAACGGACTCGTTCGGGGCGGGCAAAGCGGAAGACTTCTCATGGAAGGCACTGCTCGACTTCACGACCTGCACCGAGTGCGGGCGCTGCCAGTCCCAGTGCCCTGCCTGGAACACGGGCAAGCCCCTCTCGCCCAAGTTGCTGATCCTGGCGCTGCGTGACCACACGTACGCCAAGGCGCCCTACTTGCTGGCGGGCGGCCGGAAGGACATGGCAGGCGAGGAAATCGGTCTCGTCGACAGCGACGGCAACCCAGACGAAGCGAAGCTAGCAAAGATTCCCGAGGACGCCCGCATCGAGGCTGGACGTCCGCTCGTAGGCGAATCCACAGGAGACCCTGCCACCGACGGGATCATCGACCCCGAGGTGCTGTGGAGCTGCACCACGTGCGGCGCGTGCGTCGAGCAGTGCCCGGTTGACATCGAGCACGTGGACCACATCATCGATATGCGCCGCTACCAGGTGCTCATCGAGTCGTCGTTCCCATCCGAACTCGCAGGCCTGTTCAAGAACCTCGAGGTCAAGGGCAACCCGTGGGGCCAGAATGCCGGTGACCGGCTGAAGTGGGCGGAAGACCTCAGTTTTGAGGTGCCCGTCTACGAAGGCGACTTCGGCGACACCGAATACCTCTTCTGGGTCGGCTGCGCAGGTGCATACGAAGACCGCGCGAAGCGGACGACCCGTGCAGTGGCTGAGCTCCTTCACATCGCCGGCGTCAACTTCATGGTGCTCGGCACCGGCGAGACATGCACGGGCGATTCAGCTCGGCGTGCCGGTAACGAACTGTTGTTCCAGACGCTGGCACAGCAGAACATCGAGACCTTCAACGACGTGTTCGAAGGCCGCGCCGAAAAGCAGCGCAAGATCGTTGTGACATGCCCTCACTGCTACAACGCCATCGGCAACGAGTACCCACAGCTCGGCGGCGACTACGAGGTCGTTCACCACACGCAGCTACTCAACAGGCTGGTACGCGACAAGCGCCTCATCCCCGTCGCGGAACCTGCCGACAACACCACCTACCACGACCCGTGCTACTTGGGCCGCCACAACAAGATCTACGAGGCGCCCCGTGAACTCGTCGCAGCGTCCGGCGCAACGCTCAACGAAATGCCACGTCACGGGGAACGCTCACTGTGCTGCGGCGCCGGCGGTGCGCGTATGTGGATGGAAGAACACCTCGGTAAGCGCGTGAACGTGGAGCGCACCGACGAAGCCCTTGCGACTGAGGCAAAGAAGATCGCGACAGGCTGCCCGTTCTGCCGCGTCATGCTGTCGGATGGCGTCACTGCACGCCAGGAATCTGGCCAGGGTGAAGGCGTCGAGGTTGTCGACGTGGCGATGATGCTCCTCGACTCCGTCAAGCGCGGGCTTCCCGACACTGTCACTGTGGGTTCCAAGCGGTCCCCCGCCAAGGTGGCAGTGGCAGCAGCGACGGCGGCGCCGAAGACCACAGCTTCGATGGTGCCAGCCGAGGCCCCCGCTGCGCCGGCTTCGGAAGAGCCCGCTAAGGCTGCACCCGCCGCGAAGAAGGCGCCGGCCAAGGGTGGACTTCAGATGAAGGGCGCCAAGAAGGCACCTGGAAAGGCCGCGCCCGCGAAGGCTGCTGCACCGGAGGCGTCCGAGGCGGAAACGCCTGCGAAGGCGCCCGCCAAGGGTGGATTGCAGATGAAGGCCAAGAAGGCACCCGGCAAGGCGGCACCCGCAAAGGCAGCTCCGGCCAAGGCGGCACCAGCCGACGCGGCGGAGGAAGCCAGCCAAGCGACACCAGCGAAGGCTCCGGCTAAGGGCGGACTGCAGATGAAGGCAGTCAAAAAGCCCGGCGCAAAGGCTCCCGCCAAGGCGGCACCAGCCAAAGAGTCATCGGCCGAGCCCGCTAGCGCAGCGCCTGAGCCCGAGGCAATCTCATCAGAAGCTCCCGCTGACGACACCGCTGATAGTGGTGCTTCGGCGCCACCGAAGCCGATCCGCACCGGTGGGCTCCAGATGAAGGCCAAGAAGGCGCCGGGTAAGGCCGCACCGGCTAAGGCCAGCCTTGCTGAACCTGCAGCGGATGAGCCTGTGCCTGCTGAGCCTGCGCCTGAGGAAGCGTCGACCACCGAGGAGAAAGCTTCGGAACCGGCGCCTTCCACCCCGCCTGCTGCGAAGCCGAGAGGCCTCGCGATGCGGCCGGGCGCCAAGAAGCCCGGTAGCAAGCAATAG
- a CDS encoding PDDEXK family nuclease, whose product MTTLAVRHVTTCAGIRVTSAARTVVDIARTVPFEQAIVVGDAAMRSGLVTRDALHEVLSDLGGAHGIGEARKAVKFLSERSESVGESRSRVLFHAFGLHPQSQVRIIDGSGRFIGRVDFLFAPGVIGEFDGLSKYGALLRPGESASDAVVREKLREDALREAGWIVIRWTWADLREPERLIARILEALDRAAKLPPPRGISMVGD is encoded by the coding sequence GTGACGACGCTCGCTGTCAGACACGTGACGACTTGTGCGGGCATTCGGGTAACGTCCGCCGCGCGAACCGTCGTCGATATTGCCCGCACGGTGCCGTTTGAGCAGGCAATCGTAGTCGGTGATGCAGCGATGCGCAGCGGGCTGGTGACTCGGGACGCGCTACACGAGGTCCTTTCCGATTTGGGTGGTGCGCACGGAATCGGTGAGGCGCGAAAGGCAGTGAAGTTTCTTTCTGAACGCAGCGAAAGCGTGGGGGAGTCGCGCAGCCGGGTACTGTTCCATGCCTTCGGCCTTCATCCTCAGAGCCAAGTGCGCATCATCGATGGTTCAGGGCGATTCATCGGGCGCGTGGATTTCCTGTTCGCTCCGGGGGTCATCGGCGAATTCGATGGGTTGAGCAAATATGGAGCGTTGTTGCGTCCAGGTGAATCCGCATCGGATGCTGTGGTTCGCGAGAAGCTCCGCGAAGACGCTCTGCGCGAGGCGGGATGGATCGTCATTCGGTGGACGTGGGCGGATCTACGCGAACCCGAGCGCCTGATTGCGAGAATTCTCGAGGCGCTCGATAGAGCAGCGAAGCTGCCGCCGCCTAGGGGAATAAGCATGGTGGGCGACTAG
- a CDS encoding pyridoxal phosphate-dependent aminotransferase has protein sequence MSRNDPLHLHHYHPRVLQQSSKLQDVLYEIRGPVHEHAARLEAEGHRILKLNIGNPAPFGFEAPDVIMRDMIAALPYAQGYSDSKGILSARRAIVTRYELIPGFPEFDVDDVFLGNGVSELIVMVMQSLLDNGDEVLIPAPDYPLWTAATSLAGGTPVHYLCSEEDDWNPDVADIEAKITKKTKAIVVINPNNPTGAVYSDHVLGQIVDLARKHRLLLLADEIYDKILYDDAKHVSLATLAPDLLTLTFNGLSKAYRVAGYRSGWLVITGPKDHAQSFLEGINLLASMRLCPNVPAQHAIQVALGGHQSIDELVLPGGRLLEQRDIAWERLNSIPGVSCVKPRGALYCFPRIDPEVYEIHNDEQFVQDLLLHEKILVVQGTGFNWPEPDHFRIVTLPYSRDLTTAIERIGNFLANYSQ, from the coding sequence GTGAGCCGAAACGATCCACTGCACCTGCACCACTACCATCCACGAGTCTTGCAGCAGTCCAGCAAGCTCCAGGATGTGCTCTACGAGATCCGCGGTCCCGTACATGAGCACGCGGCGCGTCTCGAGGCGGAGGGGCACCGGATTCTCAAGCTCAACATTGGCAATCCTGCACCGTTCGGTTTCGAGGCACCTGACGTCATCATGCGCGACATGATCGCCGCGCTGCCGTATGCGCAGGGATACTCCGACTCGAAGGGGATCCTCTCCGCGCGCCGGGCGATCGTCACAAGGTACGAGCTGATACCTGGCTTCCCCGAGTTCGACGTCGACGATGTCTTCCTCGGCAATGGCGTGTCCGAACTGATCGTCATGGTGATGCAGTCGCTGCTCGACAACGGTGACGAAGTGCTCATCCCGGCTCCTGACTACCCGTTGTGGACAGCGGCAACGAGCCTCGCCGGAGGCACACCAGTTCACTACCTGTGCTCCGAAGAGGACGACTGGAACCCTGACGTCGCCGATATTGAAGCCAAGATCACCAAGAAGACCAAGGCGATCGTGGTCATCAACCCGAACAACCCGACCGGGGCGGTTTATTCTGACCACGTCCTCGGACAGATCGTCGACCTCGCGCGAAAGCACCGGCTCCTGCTCCTCGCCGACGAGATTTACGACAAAATCCTCTACGACGACGCGAAACATGTTTCACTGGCCACGCTCGCACCTGACCTACTCACGCTGACCTTCAACGGTCTGTCCAAGGCGTACCGGGTCGCGGGCTACCGGTCTGGTTGGCTTGTGATCACAGGACCGAAGGATCATGCGCAAAGCTTCCTGGAAGGCATCAACCTACTTGCGTCCATGCGGCTCTGCCCGAATGTCCCTGCACAGCATGCGATTCAGGTCGCACTGGGTGGCCATCAGAGTATCGACGAACTCGTCCTTCCGGGCGGTCGGCTCCTGGAACAGCGCGACATTGCGTGGGAGCGGTTGAACTCGATCCCGGGGGTCAGCTGCGTAAAACCGAGAGGTGCACTCTACTGTTTTCCGCGGATTGACCCGGAGGTCTACGAGATTCACAATGACGAGCAATTCGTGCAAGACCTCCTGCTTCACGAAAAAATCCTCGTCGTGCAGGGAACCGGTTTCAACTGGCCGGAACCTGACCACTTCCGGATCGTCACCCTCCCCTACTCACGGGACCTGACGACAGCGATCGAGCGGATCGGGAACTTCCTCGCCAACTACTCTCAGTAG
- a CDS encoding Hsp70 family protein: protein MAFLLQSGGMVAATLGIALGEANVRWALRTSDGGVEYGSLPAAGLSNEQVRQFIAGIERQHRLALADEGRLRIAEPAPHGLLSELESAGYRPMLLPGGSAAWAGLAASVDLPPEGYILVCDIGAAAISYSFVDAASGDVVNRVVDRAAGGDAFDEAIAAHIRDTSFGVTRDMHSQAVEIARELKDSLSRGSPASAIIAEQPISLTAERLAEILTPIIAASFAGAARTVAESDVAVAAVAVVGAGAQLPFVTGLAGEWFRVPVFRPTDPAYAVVLGLLSETPFGGTAVGARHRRFPAWTVALAVGVSLTAAVGLGLVLASEVNSQWDSIIRDRQGAVTVPQRDPYPSQSDVNRTPRTEWMAPIPTLAPTRTSDTVGTTPPHSPTTTSALSTAEPSVTSAEPTSPQSTPPDSTAPTAVAPDPTRTREPTTVVPTTRPPAADTPPVTAPLVPDPTSIGSPSPPDAEPDPDPDPPSGAAADEPNSVEDY, encoded by the coding sequence ATGGCGTTTCTTCTTCAGAGCGGGGGCATGGTGGCGGCGACACTCGGTATCGCGCTGGGCGAGGCCAATGTGCGCTGGGCTCTGCGCACTTCAGACGGTGGAGTCGAGTACGGGTCCTTACCCGCGGCCGGGCTCTCGAATGAGCAGGTGCGGCAGTTCATTGCAGGCATCGAACGCCAGCACCGGTTGGCTCTGGCGGACGAGGGTCGGTTGCGGATCGCTGAGCCCGCCCCACACGGTCTGCTCAGCGAACTAGAGTCGGCCGGATACCGGCCGATGCTTCTACCGGGAGGCTCCGCGGCATGGGCCGGTCTAGCTGCTTCGGTTGATCTCCCACCGGAGGGGTACATCCTTGTTTGCGACATCGGTGCTGCTGCGATTTCGTACTCCTTCGTCGATGCCGCTAGTGGAGACGTAGTCAATCGCGTCGTCGACCGGGCGGCGGGCGGAGACGCGTTTGATGAGGCGATCGCCGCCCATATTCGCGATACATCCTTCGGTGTGACGCGAGATATGCACAGCCAGGCCGTGGAGATAGCGAGGGAGCTCAAGGATTCGCTGTCGCGCGGCAGTCCCGCTTCGGCAATTATTGCGGAGCAGCCCATCTCCCTCACCGCTGAGCGCCTCGCAGAGATTTTGACGCCAATCATCGCGGCATCGTTTGCGGGAGCTGCCCGTACAGTCGCCGAGTCGGACGTGGCTGTTGCAGCTGTCGCAGTCGTAGGCGCAGGCGCTCAACTTCCTTTTGTGACAGGTCTGGCTGGCGAGTGGTTCCGCGTCCCCGTCTTCCGGCCGACCGACCCTGCATACGCGGTAGTTCTGGGGCTGCTGTCTGAGACACCCTTCGGTGGTACTGCAGTGGGTGCAAGACACCGCCGATTTCCGGCGTGGACGGTAGCGCTGGCCGTCGGTGTTTCCCTCACTGCTGCCGTGGGTCTAGGGCTTGTACTTGCTTCCGAGGTCAACTCCCAATGGGACAGCATCATCCGTGACCGTCAAGGTGCGGTGACCGTGCCGCAGCGAGATCCGTACCCATCGCAATCAGATGTGAACCGGACCCCGCGCACGGAATGGATGGCACCGATCCCTACCCTTGCTCCCACCAGGACCTCGGATACTGTCGGCACCACGCCGCCACATTCGCCAACGACGACATCCGCGTTGTCCACGGCCGAGCCATCAGTCACGAGCGCAGAGCCCACCTCGCCGCAATCCACGCCCCCTGATTCCACCGCGCCGACGGCTGTCGCGCCAGACCCGACCCGCACCCGAGAACCCACAACTGTGGTACCAACGACCCGCCCGCCGGCCGCAGATACGCCTCCGGTGACCGCGCCCCTCGTGCCAGATCCGACCTCTATCGGATCCCCGTCCCCACCTGACGCCGAGCCAGATCCGGATCCGGATCCCCCGAGTGGCGCTGCCGCCGACGAGCCAAACTCCGTCGAGGACTACTGA
- a CDS encoding UDP-glucose dehydrogenase family protein, translated as MSIRMAVFGTGYLGATHAACMAELGHEVLGVDVDAEKIERLRSGDVPFYEPGLPEILRRNIDNGRLSFTTSYEEAAEFADVHFLGVGTPQRRGDYGADLKYVHAVIDTLAPLLRRPALIAGKSTVPVGTASDLAERLRQRAPAGDDVELAWNPEFLREGYAVKDTLEPDRIVVGVKPGGQAEALLRDVYATALHAGTPYLVMDYATAELVKVSANAFLATKISFINAMAEVCEAVGGDVTLLADAIGFDDRIGRKFLNAGLGFGGGCLPKDIRAFMARAGELGADQALTFLREVDSINMRRRTRMVELATAASGGSLLGKNVAVLGAAFKPQSDDVRDSPALNVSGQMQLKGANVSVYDPKAMDNARKIFPTLDYAESITDACEKADIVLVLTEWQEFRDLDPAALEGVVRKKVVADGRNCLNAPKWAEAGWTYRALGRAAA; from the coding sequence ATGTCGATTCGGATGGCTGTTTTCGGAACGGGCTACCTCGGTGCGACTCATGCCGCGTGCATGGCGGAACTGGGCCACGAAGTGCTTGGTGTCGATGTTGATGCTGAGAAAATCGAACGTTTGCGTTCTGGTGACGTGCCGTTTTATGAGCCGGGACTCCCCGAAATCTTGCGGCGAAACATTGACAATGGCCGCCTCTCGTTCACAACGTCGTACGAGGAAGCCGCCGAGTTCGCCGATGTTCACTTTCTCGGCGTTGGCACGCCACAGCGGCGCGGTGACTACGGCGCGGATCTGAAGTACGTCCATGCGGTGATCGACACTCTCGCGCCGTTACTGCGAAGGCCAGCCCTGATCGCCGGTAAGTCGACGGTGCCCGTCGGGACCGCATCGGACCTCGCTGAACGTTTACGACAGCGAGCGCCCGCCGGGGATGACGTTGAACTGGCGTGGAATCCCGAATTCTTGCGCGAAGGCTATGCGGTCAAGGACACGCTCGAGCCTGACCGGATCGTCGTCGGGGTCAAACCAGGTGGGCAGGCCGAGGCGCTGCTCCGAGACGTCTACGCGACTGCACTGCACGCCGGTACGCCGTACCTCGTGATGGATTATGCGACCGCTGAACTCGTGAAGGTCAGTGCGAATGCCTTCTTAGCGACGAAAATTTCGTTTATCAATGCGATGGCCGAGGTCTGCGAAGCAGTCGGTGGTGATGTCACATTGCTCGCTGACGCGATTGGATTCGACGACCGGATCGGCCGCAAATTTCTCAACGCCGGTCTTGGCTTCGGCGGAGGGTGCCTCCCTAAAGACATACGCGCGTTCATGGCGCGCGCTGGGGAGTTGGGTGCCGATCAGGCGCTGACATTCTTGCGCGAGGTCGACAGCATCAATATGCGGCGTCGCACACGAATGGTTGAACTCGCCACCGCGGCTAGTGGCGGCTCACTGCTGGGGAAAAACGTAGCGGTACTCGGAGCGGCGTTCAAACCGCAATCTGACGATGTGCGTGATTCACCGGCGCTGAATGTCTCCGGCCAGATGCAGCTCAAAGGTGCGAACGTCAGCGTCTATGACCCCAAGGCGATGGATAATGCCCGCAAGATCTTTCCGACGCTGGACTACGCCGAATCGATCACTGATGCCTGCGAAAAGGCCGACATCGTGCTGGTTCTCACGGAATGGCAGGAGTTCCGCGACCTCGACCCGGCAGCTCTCGAGGGTGTCGTGAGGAAGAAGGTCGTGGCTGACGGACGCAACTGCCTGAATGCGCCGAAGTGGGCCGAAGCAGGCTGGACCTACCGCGCATTAGGGCGTGCCGCCGCATAA
- a CDS encoding VOC family protein — translation MPHRDSSELGTPCWIDLMSSEPDLVTPFYTGLFGWSSERSGEGSEDYVMFYLNGQPVAGMGANTADSGFPDTWVLYIAVESAETAAAAAKQAGGKVLVEPTTVGPEGRFAIIADPDGATLGVWEADQQDGFGVIAEPGAPVWFELNTRDFDTVRTFYATVFGWQYEPLNNEDGNFRYETVVVNGEQVCGLFDASDTLPEGVPSHWHSYLGTPDTDQTLQQAAELGGEILQEPFDTEYGRIARFSDPTGASVTVCSIPTPDDEESPG, via the coding sequence ATGCCGCACCGAGATTCTTCCGAACTCGGCACGCCATGCTGGATCGACCTCATGAGTTCTGAGCCAGACCTCGTGACGCCCTTCTATACCGGCCTTTTCGGGTGGAGTTCGGAACGATCCGGCGAGGGCAGCGAAGACTACGTCATGTTCTACCTCAATGGACAACCCGTCGCGGGTATGGGCGCCAACACCGCCGACTCGGGCTTTCCCGATACATGGGTCCTGTATATAGCGGTCGAAAGTGCCGAGACCGCTGCTGCCGCGGCAAAACAAGCAGGCGGGAAGGTTCTTGTGGAGCCCACGACCGTGGGGCCAGAAGGCCGCTTTGCGATCATCGCTGACCCCGACGGCGCGACACTGGGCGTGTGGGAGGCTGACCAGCAGGACGGCTTCGGTGTGATCGCAGAACCCGGTGCCCCCGTGTGGTTCGAACTCAACACCCGTGACTTCGACACGGTCCGCACCTTCTACGCCACCGTCTTCGGCTGGCAATACGAACCACTCAACAATGAGGATGGGAATTTCCGCTACGAGACGGTCGTGGTGAACGGGGAGCAGGTTTGCGGACTCTTCGACGCATCTGACACGCTTCCCGAGGGGGTTCCGTCGCACTGGCATTCGTATCTCGGAACACCCGACACGGACCAGACCCTTCAGCAAGCAGCAGAACTTGGCGGGGAAATCCTCCAGGAACCATTCGACACCGAATACGGTCGAATTGCGCGCTTCAGTGACCCGACCGGAGCATCCGTCACGGTCTGCTCGATACCCACTCCCGACGACGAAGAGTCACCCGGCTGA
- a CDS encoding MmpS family transport accessory protein, which yields MPDQPPPQQPNPGQPNPGQYPQGGQPYPPQGGQSGGYPPQGGQYGPPPGYYQQPPKKKKKWPWILGGIILFFVLIFGGCMALIGGVATELDRESEREVTVTYEVEGDTQSASITYSGRDFNTAQDTNVALPWTTDVTIAGLGKTVSLSASNDYDTGGQITCRIRVGEQVISEQTSSGPFATASCIGNAGDATDE from the coding sequence GTGCCAGATCAGCCCCCACCCCAGCAACCGAATCCCGGACAACCCAATCCGGGGCAGTATCCGCAGGGCGGCCAGCCGTACCCTCCGCAAGGCGGGCAGTCCGGCGGGTACCCACCCCAGGGCGGGCAGTACGGGCCACCACCGGGGTACTACCAGCAGCCACCCAAGAAAAAGAAGAAGTGGCCGTGGATTCTCGGCGGAATCATCCTGTTCTTCGTGCTAATTTTCGGCGGCTGCATGGCACTGATTGGTGGGGTCGCGACCGAACTCGACAGGGAGTCGGAGCGCGAAGTCACTGTCACCTACGAGGTCGAGGGCGACACGCAAAGCGCTTCCATCACCTACTCGGGCCGCGATTTCAACACCGCGCAAGACACAAACGTCGCCCTCCCGTGGACGACCGACGTAACAATCGCTGGTCTCGGCAAGACTGTTTCGCTTTCGGCGAGCAACGATTACGACACGGGTGGGCAGATCACCTGCCGCATCCGGGTGGGTGAACAGGTCATTTCAGAGCAGACCTCCAGTGGACCCTTCGCTACCGCAAGTTGCATCGGCAACGCAGGCGACGCAACCGACGAATAG
- a CDS encoding class I SAM-dependent methyltransferase, translating to MATEITPKKLKKIKGWFSRLDQKIFKFLLNEADDLCGGGDAAEIGVYLGKSAVLIGSYMRPGEVLTVVDLFGAPASDDDNREENKIFAPKISIEKFRENFLRFHPELPVTIQGLSSVITDHASHGSHKFVHVDASHQYEHAKEDIASARVLLKPQGIVAVDDYLHPNYPGVGAALWDAVAGGLNPVLLTPFKFYGTWGDPQPWKDRVAENLDILGAPHEEISLRGTRVHRFSIELPVIVRKLLKLS from the coding sequence ATGGCCACCGAAATCACTCCCAAGAAACTAAAAAAGATTAAGGGCTGGTTTTCACGGCTCGACCAGAAAATTTTCAAGTTTCTCCTTAATGAGGCTGATGACCTTTGCGGGGGAGGAGATGCCGCTGAGATTGGCGTCTACCTCGGCAAAAGCGCAGTCCTCATCGGAAGCTATATGCGACCGGGTGAGGTTCTTACGGTCGTGGACCTTTTTGGAGCCCCAGCCTCTGATGACGATAATCGGGAAGAAAACAAGATCTTCGCACCGAAGATCAGTATCGAGAAGTTTCGTGAAAACTTCTTAAGGTTCCACCCGGAGTTGCCAGTCACTATCCAGGGTCTCAGCTCAGTTATCACCGACCACGCCAGTCACGGCAGCCACAAGTTCGTTCACGTCGACGCATCGCACCAGTACGAGCACGCAAAAGAAGACATTGCCTCTGCCAGGGTGCTGCTCAAGCCCCAAGGCATCGTCGCGGTGGACGATTATCTGCACCCAAACTATCCGGGGGTTGGCGCTGCACTATGGGACGCTGTCGCAGGTGGGCTCAACCCCGTCCTGCTCACTCCTTTTAAATTTTACGGCACATGGGGCGACCCCCAGCCCTGGAAAGACCGGGTCGCGGAAAATTTGGACATACTCGGTGCGCCACACGAAGAAATCTCTTTGCGAGGTACACGCGTGCACAGATTTTCCATCGAGCTGCCCGTTATTGTGCGCAAGCTATTGAAACTAAGTTAA
- the dcd gene encoding dCTP deaminase, which translates to MLLSDRDIRAELAARRLQIEPYDDSLVQPSSVDVRLDRYFRVFNNTRYTHIDPKLRQDELTSLVEAPDNEPFVLHPGEFVLGSTLEICTLPHDLAGRLEGKSSLGRLGLLTHSTAGFIDPGFNGHITLELSNVANLPITLWPGMKIGQLCLIRLSSPAEHPYGSAKTGSKYQGQRGPTPSKAYMNFQ; encoded by the coding sequence GTGCTGCTTTCTGACCGCGATATCAGAGCTGAACTCGCCGCTCGCCGCCTCCAAATCGAACCGTACGACGATTCGCTCGTGCAGCCCTCAAGCGTCGATGTGAGACTCGACCGGTACTTTCGGGTTTTCAACAACACCCGGTACACGCACATCGACCCGAAACTGCGGCAGGACGAGTTAACGTCGCTGGTCGAGGCGCCTGATAATGAGCCGTTCGTACTGCACCCCGGTGAGTTCGTTCTCGGTTCGACACTCGAAATCTGTACGTTGCCGCACGATCTTGCCGGTCGGCTTGAAGGGAAATCATCCCTGGGGCGGCTTGGGCTTCTGACCCACTCCACTGCAGGATTCATCGATCCTGGTTTCAACGGCCACATCACGCTTGAGTTGTCCAACGTCGCGAATCTGCCGATCACGCTATGGCCGGGCATGAAGATCGGGCAGCTGTGTTTGATCCGTCTTTCAAGCCCAGCAGAGCATCCGTACGGCAGTGCCAAAACCGGGTCGAAGTATCAGGGGCAGCGCGGCCCCACACCGTCGAAGGCGTACATGAACTTTCAGTAG
- a CDS encoding LapA family protein yields MTAPGKEKTSLFTAKRVAALVLAVLALILIFQNTVRVSISVLWLSLEWPMWLALSIIFALGLAVGVLVGRSRTKRKYGR; encoded by the coding sequence ATGACCGCGCCAGGCAAAGAGAAGACTTCCCTGTTCACCGCGAAACGGGTCGCGGCGCTAGTGCTCGCCGTCCTCGCGCTGATCTTGATATTCCAGAACACAGTCCGCGTTTCAATAAGCGTGCTGTGGCTCAGCCTGGAATGGCCGATGTGGCTCGCACTCTCAATCATCTTCGCACTCGGGCTTGCGGTCGGCGTCCTAGTGGGCCGGAGTCGCACGAAGCGCAAATATGGCCGGTGA